In Pecten maximus chromosome 10, xPecMax1.1, whole genome shotgun sequence, one genomic interval encodes:
- the LOC117335972 gene encoding uncharacterized protein LOC117335972 codes for MPFYTKENTLIATNHHYDKFIKTLKCLTAVEDEKVFCFQVEKKPTIKTISSNREGDTRLGTDCQDYQQLTGPDTRLGTNCQDYQQLTGGDTRLGTDCQDYQQLTGGDTRLGTDCQDYQQLTGGDIRLGTDCQDYQQLTGGDTRLGTNCQDYQQLTGGDKRLGTDCQYYQQLTGGDTRLGTDCQDYQQLTGGDTRLGTDCQDYQQLTGGDTRLGTYCQDYQQLTEGDTRLGTDCQDYQQLTGGDTRLGTDCQDYQQLTGGDKRLGTNCQDYQQQEVTQG; via the exons ATGCCTTTTTATACAAAAGAAAACACTCTCATTGCAACCAACCATCATTatgataaattcattaaaactCTAAAGTGTCTGACAGCAGTGGAGGATGAAAAGGTATTCTGCTTCCAGGTGGAAAAA AAACCTACTATCAAGACTATTAGCTCTAACAGAGAAGGTGACACAAGGTTAGGGACCGACTGTCAGGACTATCAACAGTTAACAGGGCCTGACACAAGGTTAGGGACCAACTGTCAGGACTATCAACAGTTAACAGGAGGTGACACAAGGTTAGGGACCGACTGTCAGGACTATCAACAGTTAACAGGAGGTGACACAAGGTTAGGGACCGACTGTCAGGACTATCAACAGTTAACAGGAGGTGACATAAGGTTAGGGACCGACTGTCAGGACTATCAACAGTTAACAGGAGGTGACACAAGGTTAGGGACCAACTGTCAGGACTATCAACAGTTAACAGGAGGTGACAAAAGGTTAGGGACCGACTGTCAGTACTATCAACAGTTAACAGGAGGTGACACAAGGTTAGGGACCGACTGTCAGGACTATCAACAGTTAACAGGAGGTGACACAAGGTTAGGGACCGACTGTCAGGACTATCAACAGTTAACAGGAGGTGACACAAGGTTAGGGACCTACTGTCAGGACTATCAACAGTTAACAGAAGGTGACACAAGGTTAGGGACCGACTGTCAGGACTATCAACAGTTAACAGGAGGTGACACAAGGTTAGGGACCGACTGTCAGGACTATCAACAGTTAACAGGAGGTGACAAAAGGTTAGGGACCAACTGTCAGGACTATCAACAGCAGGAGGTGACACAAGGTTAG
- the LOC117335973 gene encoding cell wall adhesin EAP1-like → MSNKVEEGNTPKTDTLFSKGNSPKTDILFSKGNSPKTDTLFSKGNFPKTETLFSKGNSPKTDTLFSKGNSPKTNTLFSKDNSPKTNTLFSKDNSPKTDTLFSKDNSPKTETLFSKDNSPKTNTLFSKDNSPQTETLFSKDNSPKTDTLFSKDNSPKTNTLFSKDNSPKTNTLFSKDNSPKTDTLFSKGNSPKTNTLFSKGNSPKTETLFSKGNSPKTDTLFSKGNSPKTDTLFSMTTLQKQIPYSLCTLFSKGNSPKTDTLFSKGNSPKTDTLFSKDNSPKTETLFSKGNSPKTDTLFSKGNSPKTETLFSKDNSPKTDTLFSKGNSPKTNTLFSKDNSPKTDTLFSKGNTPKTDTLFSKDNSPKTETLFSMTTLQKQIPYSLCTLFSKGNSPKTDTLFSKGNSPKTDTLFSKDNSPKTETLFSKGNSPKTDTLFSKGNSPKTETLFSKDNTPKTDTLFSKDNSPKTDTLFSKGNSPKTDILFSKGNSPKTETLFSKGNSPKTETLFSKDNTPKTETLFSKDNSPKTDTLFSKDNSPKTDILFSKGNSPKTDTLFSKGNSPKTNTLFSKGNSPKTDTLFSKGNSPKTDTLFSKGNSPKTETLFSKGNSPKTDTLFSMEKNKKKRR, encoded by the exons ATGTCAAACAAGGTTGAAGag GGCAACACTCCAAAAACAGATACCTTATTCTCTAAGGGCAACTCTCCAAAAACAGATATCTTATTCTCTAAGGGCAACTCTCCTAAAACAGATACCTTATTCTCTAAGGGCAACTTTCCAAAAACAGAAACCTTATTCTCTAAGGGCAACTCTCCTAAAACAGATACCTTATTCTCCAAGGGCAACTCTCCTAAAACAAATACCTTATTCTCTAAGGACAACTCTCCTAAAACAAATACCTTATTCTCTAAGGACAACTCTCCTAAAACAGATACCTTGTTCTCTAAGGACAACTCTCCTAAAACAGAAACCTTATTCTCTAAGGACAACTCTCCAAAAACAAATACCTTATTCTCTAAGGACAACTCTCCTCAAACAGAAACCTTATTCTCTAAGGACAACTCTCCTAAAACAGATACCTTATTCTCTAAGGACAACTCTCCTAAAACAAATACCTTATTCTCTAAGGACAACTCTCCTAAAACAAATACCTTATTCTCTAAGGACAACTCTCCTAAAACAGATACCTTGTTCTCTAAGGGCAACTCTCCTAAAACAAATACCTTATTCTCTAAGGGCAACTCTCCTAAAACAGAAACCTTATTCTCTAAGGGCAACTCTCCTAAAACAGATACCTTATTCTCTAAGGGCAACTCTCCTAAAACAGATACCTTATTCTCTAT GACAACTCTCCAAAAACAGATACCTTATTCTCTATGTACCTTATTCTCTAAGGGCAACTCTCCTAAAACAGATACCTTATTCTCCAAGGGCAACTCTCCTAAAACAGATACCTTATTCTCCAAGGACAACTCTCCTAAAACAGAAACCTTATTCTCTAAGGGCAACTCTCCTAAAACAGATACCTTGTTCTCTAAGGGCAACTCTCCAAAAACAGAAACCTTATTCTCTAAGGACAACTCTCCTAAAACAGATACCTTATTCTCTAAGGGCAACTCTCCTAAAACAAATACCTTATTCTCTAAGGACAACTCTCCTAAAACAGATACCTTATTCTCTAAGGGCAACACTCCAAAAACAGATACCTTATTCTCCAAGGACAACTCTCCAAAAACAGAAACCTTATTCTCTAT GACAACTCTCCAAAAACAGATACCTTATTCTCTATGTACCTTATTCTCTAAGGGCAACTCTCCTAAAACAGATACCTTATTCTCCAAGGGCAACTCTCCTAAAACAGATACCTTATTCTCCAAGGACAACTCTCCTAAAACAGAAACCTTATTCTCTAAGGGCAACTCTCCTAAAACAGATACCTTGTTCTCTAAGGGCAACTCTCCAAAAACAGAAACCTTATTCTCTAAGGACAACACTCCAAAAACAGATACCTTATTCTCCAAGGACAACTCTCCTAAAACAGATACCTTATTCTCTAAGGGCAACTCTCCAAAAACAGATATCTTATTCTCTAAGGGCAACTCTCCAAAAACAGAAACCTTATTCTCTAAGGGCAACTCTCCAAAAACAGAAACCTTATTCTCTAAGGACAACACTCCAAAAACAGAAACCTTATTCTCTAAGGACAACTCTCCTAAAACAGATACCTTATTCTCTAAGGACAACTCTCCAAAAACAGATATCTTATTCTCTAAGGGCAACTCTCCAAAAACAGATACCTTGTTCTCTAAGGGCAACTCTCCTAAAACAAATACCTTGTTCTCTAAGGGCAACTCTCCAAAAACAGATACCTTATTCTCTAAGGGCAACTCTCCAAAAACAGATACCTTATTCTCTAAGGGCAACTCTCCAAAAACAGAAACCTTATTCTCTAAGGGCAACTCTCCTAAAACAGATACCTTATTCTCTatggaaaaaaataagaaaaaacgTAGATGA